From Triticum urartu cultivar G1812 chromosome 2, Tu2.1, whole genome shotgun sequence, a single genomic window includes:
- the LOC125535096 gene encoding ABC transporter G family member 53-like, with amino-acid sequence MDDAGEIHAFRRSLFSRSSPDYDGEEALRWAALEKLPTYDRARTAVLAMPGEGLKEVNVEKLSAQEKHALLQLVAWVGDDHERFLSKFKDRLDRVGIQLPTIEVRYENLNVEAQAHVGSRGLPTILNTYANLLEGLANALHLTPNRKQKIPILHNVSGIIKPHRMTLLLGPPGAGKTSLLLALAGTLPSSLKMSGDLTYNGHTMDEFVPRRSAAYVSQHDLHMAELTVRETVNFSAKCQGIGHRFDLLMELSRREKEQHIKPDPEIDIYMKCNRLPSAESKRHMLMRFRTLK; translated from the exons ATGGACGACGCCGGCGAGATACACGCGTTCCGGCGCAGCCTGTTCTCGCGGTCGTCGCCGGACTATGACGGGGAGGAGGCACTGCGATGGGCGGCGCTGGAGAAGCTGCCCACCTACGACCGCGCCCGGACGGCGGTGCTGGCCATGCCGGGGGAGGGGCTCAAGGAGGTGAACGTGGAGAAGCTGAGCGCCCAGGAGAAGCACGCGCTGCTGCAGCTCGTCGCCTGGGTCGGCGATGACCACGAGCGCTTCCTCTCCAAGTTCAAGGACCGCCTCGACCG AGTTGGGATTCAGCTGCCGACGATCGAGGTGAGATACGAGAACCTCAACGTGGAGGCACAGGCGCACGTTGGGAGCAGGGGCCTGCCCACCATCCTCAACACCTATGCCAATCTACTGGAG GGCCTGGCAAATGCTCTTCACCTAACACCAAACAGGAAGCAGAAGATACCAATCCTTCACAATGTCAGTGGAATCATCAAGCCCCACAG GATGACCTTGCTTTTGGGACCCCCTGGCGCCGGAAAGACCTCACTGCTTTTGGCCTTGGCCGGAACTCTGCCTTCAAGTCTTAAG ATGTCTGGGGACTTAACTTACAATGGGCATACTATGGATGAGTTTGTGCCACGGAGATCTGCAGCTTATGTCAGCCAACATGATCTGCACATGGCCGAACTGACTGTCCGTGAGACAGTCAACTTCTCTGCAAAATGTCAAGGAATTGGTCACCGTTTTG ACCTGCTAATGGAGCTATCCCGGAGAGAAAAGGAACAACACATCAAACCAGACCCAGAAATAGATATCTACATGAAG TGCAACCGTCTCCCATCGGCTGAATCCAAACGCCACATGCTCATGCGCTTCCGCACGCTGAAGTAA